In the genome of Arabidopsis thaliana chromosome 4, partial sequence, the window TCCAAGAACTCTCTTGGAAGCTTCTCTCACAACAGCAAATGCTTCCTACAATTTGAAATTTCCACaattgaatcaaaaacattggtgtcaaaaccaaaaactgaagGATTTGGAAAATTACAGGTAAAAGTGAATCCATGGATTCTCCTTTCTGAGCACGTTGCTTCAACGCATCAGTCCTCTCTCGCAACTCAGAATCCGAAAGAGCCGAAATCTCAGTCTCCAAGCGATTAACGGATGCGACGATGGATGCGTACTGTTGCCTAGTCGACTCTCCGTTATCAGAACCCTTGAAAATTCCGCTAAGAAGACCACCTAGTGAAGCATTCACACTCGTGCTTCTCTTCCGAGAGCAGCTACTACATCCAGATACTCCCAACTTGACGGTGTTTCCGAATTTGGTGCCCCAAAACGACGAAGAGCTCAGAAGACGATTTTGCCGGAGGATGATTCCATCCGCGATCACGAACTGAGAAGCGGTAGGTGAGATCGAGGGGCGGTGGTAAAGTAACTGAGAGTCGCAGAGTGGAGACACCATCATCGTCGACGGCGAGCCGGGAGAATTTCCGGCGGGAGCGAAAAACAGTCCGGCTGAAGAAAACCCGAAAACTTTTATTTCCGGTTTTCGTGTGTCGTCGAGTGAAGAGCACGAGAGAGAGAATTGAGACGTTGGGGATAAGGTGATGTTAATTACGTTTATACCCCTAGACTCAACTTCTGGTGGatactcttcttttttgccACGTCATTGAGTTTCTTACATATTTTCTAGCTTTAACTTATTTCAcgaattattttatatattcggCATGTATGTGCCTATGATAATgcagattttaaaaatttaggtGACCGATTGATTTGTACCATCAAATAACTTGgattcaaaccaaaaaggCTAAGCATGGATGGTAAAAATAGACACGGCATTACATCGACTGtaaaatggtaaaaagaaaaatcacgGTCATCATCTCTACACATTATTTTGCTTGTAACGGACAGAGTATATAATTCACTTGAGAGAACTGGAGATCATATAAAGAGAAtcctaaaaacaaaagactcacagagaacaaaaaaaatgttctgaCAGTAAAAGGCGGAAAAAAAACGATGAAGCAAGAATAAAATGTATGACTACCTGGGCTCAGGAGGCACTACTTTCAAACTCCTCATCCATTCGCAGAAACTGGCTTCATCAAACTCTATAAAACTACTCTTTAGTTTCATTCTTTGCTCTGTCGTCAATGTTCTTATCTGTGGAAATCTTGCTTCCTGCACAAAAAAATTGggttcagaagaaaaaaaataaaaataaatggattAAGATCCGCAATgatagttttgtcttttctttctgaCATGGTTTAGTATGTTTTTACCTGCTCATAAGGAGGGTCTTTATGTGCTGGTATAAGCCGGCAAACAAAATATCTAGCTTGGGAACTTCCTTCCTGTTATGTTTCAATATATACAAGATTTTGAATTATGTTTCAATGGATTAGCAGATAGATATTGAAtccataaaaaaagaaaggttaGAAAGTGTGTGattcttttgagaaaaattgTATAAGGTTCTGAAATGTTAAGGACCTTGAATGCGAGAATACGTGGAGCTGGAAACCGGAATTCAGTTAGCTCTTCAGCTAACGTTCTGCAAGCTGCTAAGACTGCAGCACTCTTCACCTCGTCAGCTGACAGTTCGGCTCCCTAAATCAACCAAAATGAATGATTAAACTGAAGTGATCCGAAAATAATTAAGACACAGAATGAAGACAAGAGTAACTTACCAACCAAATAAATACATCTGTGCCATGGTCAAGAATAACAGCCTTATCTGATTGCATAGAGAGATCATACGCTGGTAGTTCCTCGAATGTACCACCTTCTTGGTGCATCAAGCAACGGGGTGCTACCATACGAAGAGACAGATCGAAAGATGCgtttagaaacaaatttcgTAGCACCGATCTTTCATCTTCATGACCAATGATGTTTCCCAGTAAAGGACCCCTTCTAAGATGGAAGAGGAGTTCTGGGAGGGATGATAGTTCCTTAGGGAAGCTATAAAGCTTTGATTTTGGCACTTGTGATCCGAATTTCAAAGCAATGTCTTTGATTCTTTCGTCTACTGTAGCACGCATATCGACTGCGTCCTTCTGATTTTTCGCTAATAAAAGAGTTCTCTTGGAGATGAGGACCGCAGAAGCTTCGTCCTCAACACTCTGAAGATATGCTGAGATGCTATCAACAGTTGGCAATTTGAACGTAATTACCCGAGACACATCTGCTTGATAAACATCCGAATAATGGAAAGCAAACTGGAAAAATACATGATCGCTTTTGATGTCCCTCTTATTCTccattgagagagagaagctttGTGTTTCTTCAACACTCAGCATCTGAATAGAGAGAGCCGCATCACTCTTAAACGTCTCGTGAGTTTCTGAATGTGCTTCTTCGCCAGGTCCAATCACCTGAGTTATAAGAATATCATCTGAACATCGTACTTCAAGCAGACCATGTGAACCTGCTGCCCTAGTGGCTGCCCTCTGCAAGTCCACACCAAAGGCTTCACCAAAATCATCGTGAAGAACCAAAACACCACCTGAAGCTTTTGCAAGTGGCTGCAGGATAGGAACTCTGAGAGGGCAAGTTCCAGCGCACAATATGTCGACGACCGTATTGTGCCTGTGAGCTTCACGCCCCAAATTTTCCATCCATTTTATGGCTGTCTTTTCCATATATGGATAATTTGGATGACTCATTGAATGAGGTACCGATCCAGGACCATATGTAATGGGACCACCAGCGCAAACTATGATTCTACTGTTACCTCCTGCTCTTCTGACCACTCCCCGAGACATTTCGGCTGATGGTCCTTGGATTATAGCCAGAGCAGCCTCAACGGCAGTTCCAAGGCACCTATCTCTAGAGGCTTCAGGTACATTCAATGTGTATGGTCTTAAGGACGAGAATATCTCATGCGCTACCTTTAGTGATGCATGCATTGGTGACAAGTATACACCGGTCCCATAAATCAGCGCTTTCATCGACTCTGCAGATGGTGATTTTGCACCAGAAATAACATCCGCAGAAGCAACGGAATCTTCAGAGAAATCATATATTGAAACAGTACGACCATACAGTATAATCCCAAGCCTGGTAGTTTGTGGAAGCGAGTCTACAAATGCATGCAAAGAGCTCTGCAAGTGCTGAAGATGTGGTTCATCTAAACACTCATCAATAACAAGGACGACAGGTGCAGATGTCCGCGAATCAGAGGCAGGAACAAACCCAGGTCTCTTGTTTCCAGTCTGTACATAATCAACCAGAGGCAATGAAAGCTCTGGAAAGTTTTGCAACTCATTCTTGCTCGAAGCCACATATTCACCTTTACTTCCATTCATGTTCTCGCAGATGACACACTGCCATTGGCCTGAGCCAATTAATATGGAGCTATAGGGATTTGAATATGCTCCACAGTTCAAACAGCGATGTGGATCACGTTGGATAATCTGAGGACCAGGACTAATCTCCCTCCCAGCAGAAACTATTGCTCCAAACCCCAAGCTAGCAACATTTGCTAGCTTCTTCTGCTTTAAAACCTACATGAAACGGCCAGTGATGGTTGcagataaataaattacaCAATTAGCTAACACTGACGCACACCAAATGTGAATTGAAAGTTAAGTAAAATACCTTATTtgctgaaaacaaaacataaggtGAGTCTGCAGCTATTGGTTCTTCCATTCTAACAACATCTGGAAGATCACGCTGAGATCCAACAGATGACCCGTTTGAGTAAAAGGAAGGTGTAGATACGGGCAGAGAAGAATTAGCTGAAGAGTATGCCATAGGCTGAGGAGTAGCTGGAGAGGTACGGAAAGGCACAGCAGCTGGTTTAACCGGAGTATTAAAGACAGGAGGACCAGGCGGAGTACTCAAGCGAGGAATGGGACTTCCGGTTCTGATACCATTCGCAGGTGACAACAAACTTGGGGATTTCATCGACGGTGAAGACATCTGATCTGGTCTAAAACTTGGTTGAGGAAACCTAGGAGGTATAGGTGAAGCTACTACTGGAGGAGAATGAGGGACCGGGGTTCTATCTGGCTGTGGTGATGGCCTATTTGGCTCTAGAGGAGTGAGAGTTCCCGGGTAATTAACCGACGATTTCGGTAAGTTAGCCATCGGATTCCGAAGTTTCTACTTAATCCAAACAAAGTAAGATCACAATTCACAAGCTGAAACAGCCTTGAACTGTGTCCAGATCAAGAATCTGCAGAGAATTTCAACAAACAATCCTTAGTCCTTAGTATCCCCTAAAATTCAgctcaaaatatcaaaaaacaaagttcatagaaaaaaaaaacaggacaATTCCGAAGTTATACTTCTAAACGATACTAAACCCAAAATCACCAATTCGTTTTCGTTTCAATCACCGACAAATCAAAATCCGCAGAAGTGTATATCAACTAAAATCTACCCAAAGTagacataaaaacaaaaggcaaaatcttaaaatcaaGCAGAGAAGTTAGGGTATGAAAACagaaatctgaagaagaagaagaagcaggaaTAAAAATTGTGATACCTTAATCGGAGAGACGATTCGAGAAattaggaagaagaagaagaagcaaattcGTAGACGAATTTTTGACTCGCATTGAATCGTAGCTTACGATCCCTCTCACCCAGTACTACTCCTCTCGattctattttcattttttcattttcttttaactcgATGCGTGGCATTTTCGTTAATATTTACACTTAAGCTACAACTATTGGTCATTTCACTAACCACGCGTGCCTTGCTGGCATGATCGTAATATCTCATTGGTTATAAAATCAACTGCCAGCACACTGCATGACGTGGTATTAACCGACGTCGCATTTCAGATTCTCTCCAAAGCCGAAATAAGTAACGTAACGGTTAAATTCGGGAGAAACGACGTCGTTAACAATAAACCTTGTGGTTAAAGaccaattttcttttggtaactTCCTTTTTTGTCAAAGCTTTTACATAATTAGAAACAATGTTAGTATAAAAAAATACCTTAAgctcaaaatatattttgagaGGACTTAGGAAAACAATTGTTTGTCAACTAGAAGCACTAATGTGAAGTTGAACAAGCGAAGCATAAACACCACCTTCGATATTGATCAACGTTTCGTGCGTCCCTTTCTCTACGATCACACCGTTCTTGACCACGGCTATGACGTCAGCATTCTTGATCGTGGAAAGCCTGTGAGCCACTACTACTGTGGTCCGGTTCACCATCACTCGGTCAAGCGCGTCTTGAACCACCCGCTCCGATTCTGCGTCCAACGCGCTCGTTGCTTCGTCGAGTAACAGAATCTTCGGTTCTTTCACGATGGCGCGTGCAATTGCCACGCGTTGCTTCTGTCCTCCTGACAATTGTATCCCTCTTTCTCCCACCACCGTATCATAACCCTAAATTGAAAtaagaaagagtttttttgCTTGCATAGTAAgtaatctctctgtttttcaaaAGTGAATAAAAGTCTTGTTGTACTTGTAGTTTACCTGTTGTATACTAGATATGAACCCGTGGGCATTAGCAAGCTCTGCGGCAGCTATGATCTCAGCCTCGGATGCTTCATCACCGCCTTTTCCGTAGGCAATGTTGGATCTTATTGTGTCGTTGAACAGTACAGGCTCTTGCCCTACAAGCCCCATTTGTTGTCTCACCCATTTTAGTTGCAGCTTCTTGAGCTCAACTCTGTCTAGAGTTATATGACCCGAATCCGGATCATAAAACCTTTGTAACAGAGAAATCACTGTAGATTTACCTGATCCACTCTCTCCGACCAAAGCAACCGTCTGAAATAAGCAAGAGAATTAAAGGACTAAACATGtatatcaaaatcagaattggTAAGTTTCATGTCTCCTCACTTTATTTGTGTCAATATGTAAGGGAAATATCAagataaccaaaaaaacaaatgatagtAGTCTTTTGGACATGTTACCTGTCCAGCACGAATGGCGAAACATAGGTCACGAAAGATTTGAACGTCAGGTCTAGTTTGGTAGGTGAAGCTTATGTGACAAAGCTCGATATCTCCTTTAACATTCTCTAACACGAGTCCCGATTCATCTCTCGAATCTATCATCGATTTCCCATCAATAATCCCGAAAATGGAAGCAGCAGCACCCTTTGCTTTACTCGAATCAGGAGCAAAAGAGCTAGCTTGAGATATCCCAATCGCTGTCATGGTTAACGCCAAGAAAACCTGCAAAAGATCATTAGTTTTCTTCGTCCCAAGATTTCATTACAAAGATtcccaagaagaagaaaaaacctgAAAAACATCGTTGAAGTTTGTCCTTCCGGCTTTAACCAGTCTAGCTCCCACGTAGAAACAACTAGCGTAGACAGAGTAAAGAACGAAAAAGGAGATACCAAACCCTACTCCGCTGATTAAACCTTGCTTAATCCCAGATTTAATCGTATCTTCACATCGCTTCTTATACATCTCCATCACTTTCTCCTCTGCACAAAAAGACGCAACAGTTCTTATACTCCCCACCGCGTCATTCGCCACCTGACTCGCCTCCTCGTACTTTGCCtgcaaacatttttttctttcaaaactattttaagtttcttcttcaacaagtaAGCCTTAAACCCTTGAAAACTCATTccacaataaaaaaatgaaaacaggaATGTGCGACCAACCTTTGCGTCTGCAGTGAAGCCTTTAATGAACTTAATTTGAAGATAACCATTGATTCCAATTAAAGGAATCATTACTAAGATAATAACCGCCAATTTCCAACTCGCTGTGAAAGCTATAATCAGACCGGAGACTGCGGCTGCAGCGTTCTTAACAGATAAAGACAGCGAGTCGCCCACAAGAGTCTTGATCAAGGCTGCATCAGCAGAGAGCCTTGATCCTATGGTGCCACTCGAGTTCTCAGGATCATCGAACCACCCAACCTCCATGTGAACAACTTTCTCAAAACACATTACTCTTATCCTCTGAATTAATCTCCCTCCAGCTACAGCAAACAAGTAGGTATGCATTGGATACACTATCAAAGAAGCTACACCAAGAAGCACGAATATCATTGACCAGAATCTTGAATCTCTCTTCATATCGTGAGGCGGTTTGAAGAAAGCTTCGATTACTTTTGCAAAGAGGATACCAAAAATCGGGAATATAGTGCCGTTCACTGCACCTAATAAGGTTCCAAGTATAAGAATGGTAGTCTCCGGCTTGTTTAGAGCAGCGATTCGGGTTATCGACACATTTCGGCTTTGTTCTCGAGAAATTTCAGTATTTTCTTGGCGTCCAAGTAAACCAAGAACGGAAACAGAGTCATCATCATGCACCCTCGTTCTGATGTTTCTAGATGATCCACGGTTGATTGATCTGTCTCGCAATTCATTTGAACTCTCCAATCTCTTCGgttctttttttatcttttgtaacCGTATAAGTTGTGCATAAGCCCCTTCATGGTCCTTGAGTAGCTCCGAGTGTGAACCTATTAGATGagtacaaaaaattaaatttttgcaGTTGAGTCAAACCCCTAACCAAAATGCAGAAATGTTACTTACCTTCTTCCACTATCTTGCCGCGGTGAATCACAGCAATCATATCAGCATTTCTCACTGTGCTTAACCGATGTGCAACAATCACAGTAGTCCGGCTCATCATTACCCTATCTAAAGCCTCTTGGACTACCCTTTCAGATTCCGCATCAAGTGCGCTCGTCGCTTCATCTAACAGCAAGATCCTCGGATCTTTAAGTATCGCCCTCGCTATAgcaatcctctgtttctgtcCTCCTGAGAGTTGAGTTCCATGTTCCCCTACCAATGTCTCTAAACCTCGAGGCAACTTATCGATGAAATTAGCCGCGTTTGCTAGCTTTGCCGCTGCTTGAATCTCTTCAACTGTTGCGTTCTCTTTTCCGTAGCCGATATTCTCCATTATActtgaagaaaacagaacaggTTCTTGACTAACCAATCCAATCTTTCCCCTAATCCATTTCAACTGAAACTCCTTTAAGTTAACACCATCAATAAGCACACTGCCGGAACTTGGATCATAAAATCTTTCTATCAAACTGATCACAGAAGATTTCCCACTCCCGCTTTCCCCTACCAGAGCAGCGGTTGCACCACTCGGAATCAACAGCGAGAATCCGCCAAAAACCTCTTCCATAGGTCTCGCAGGGTAACTAAAACACACATCTCGCAGCTCGATTTCGCCTCGGATATCTTCTAAGACCTTACCATTTAGATCAAAAGCATCAATCGACGGCTTTCTTTCGATCGTTTCAAACATCTTATAAGCTGCAGCTTTACCAGCCGCAAATGCGGTTAGACAAGGTGTTGTTTGCCCTAAAGACctataaaaagagaaaaccacAGTTTTTAAACCGTTTTAACTGTGTTGAGACTACAGAgaataatatgaatatattactCACATCGAACTTGCGACCACAGTGACCATTACATTAACCACTTCCCCACCTGTATACCCTTTTTTAAGTATCATTTCTCCACCAAACCATATAGCTAAAGCATAGCTgcaaaagaacacaaaaaacaCTACTCCAAGACCTAACCCCATAGAGAAACCTTGCTTAACACTCGCTCGATAGgctaaatttataaattctcTGTAGCTTTTCATCGCTTGCTTCTCTCCCGTGAAAGAAGCAacctgaagaaaaaaacacaataactTGGTTAACATCAACCTTGcaaaagggaaaagaaagcATTCTTACGGTTCGAATAGACCCCAAAGTTTGTTCAACAACAGTCGATGCTTTTGCATAAGCAGCTTGTTCACGAGAAGAAGCTCTAGTAACTATAATCGGCATAGCTGCACCAGCTATAGCTAGAAGAGGAATTGAAACTAACATAACAAGTGTAAGTAACCATCCTTTCACAAACGCTAAAACAAATCCACCCACAAATGTTGCAATCAACTGGATAAACTTCCCAACCTgcagaaaattttcaaatctttagtAACTTCAGTCtactcattttattttattttttgctgtTTTCGTTTGTTTACCTTCTCACCCATAGCTTCTAGTATAAGAACAGTATCACCGGACATTCGACCAACAACTTCTCCGGTGCTCGTTTCGACATCGAAGAATCCAATGTCTTGTCTTAGAATCGTTTTCAGATACAAACTCCTTATCCTTGCAGCTTGTCTTTCCCCAGTAATCATCCAACAAGCCACCtctataaccaaaaaagaatttaaaaaaaaaaaatcaaaattgtttttcttacaaaacagAACTAAAGTTAACTTATTACTTACGAAGAAATGCTGCTCCTAGTGTCCCAAGTCCAAGGTAGACAAATTTCAAACAGACCTAAACATGTTAAAGTAAACAtaagattgtttctttttttgagttttttttcttcttttgattaacTCATTTTTTGGGTTCTATCCTAACCTTGGAGACTATCTCAACAATGTCTTTGTTGCTCTGGTTCTGACCAATAGAATCAATGAGATCACCAAACAATAATGTCATTAAAGGAAAACCAACACCGTTTCCTATAGCTCCGATCGAACCAACGATCATCAACAACACATCGGTAGAATCTGAGAAGGAAAACAATTTGTAGAACGGTACGgtctttgtcttttcttccatttctatcttttttgttttccttttttctaaCTACAAACATGATTGATTCATTTCTTATGTCTCtttcatttgatattttcttaaaatgattCTATTTAATGTTTAATGGCCCAATTGAAGTGatctatattattttaagaacaaaactgatcattagttataaaatatgaaaatatcgTCAGTCTTGTGTCGTCGTGTATGCCACCATTATTCCTTATTGTATTATGTTAATAGTGTGTTTAAGCATTGAACAAGCCGGAGTTCTCGTCCCTTTTTAGATTATCACATGTGATATGTGAAAAATGACAGTTGCGTAGCTAAAAAGCAATGACTAATAACAATAAATGTTTGCGTCAATTAGAAGCATTGATGTGGAGTTGAACGAGCGAGGCATAAACTCCACCTTCGATATTGATCAACGTCTCGTGCGTCCCTTTCTCTGCAATCACACCGTTCTTGACGACGGCGATGACGTCAGCATTCTTGATCGTTGAAAGCCTGTGAGCCACCACGATGGTGGTCCGGTTCACCATCACCCGATCAAGCGCGTCTTGAACCACCCGCTCCGATTCTGCGTCCAACGCGCTCGTCGCTTCGTCGAGTAACAGAATCTTCGGTTCTTTCACGATGGCGCGTGCAATCGCCACGCGCTGCTTCTGTCCTCCTGACAATTGTATCCCTCTCTCTCCCACCACCGTATCATAACCCTAAattgaaataagaaagattATTTTGCTTGCGTAGTAAgtaatctctctgtttttcaaaAGTGAATAAAAGTCTTGTTTTGATTACCTTTTGTATACTAGAGATGAACCTGTGGGCATTAGCTAGCTCGGAAGCAGCTATAATCTCAGCCTCGGTTGCTTCCTCGCCGCCTTTTCCATAAGCAATGTTGGCTCGTATCGTGTCGTTGAATAGTACAGGCTCTTGTCCTACAAGCCCCATCTGTTGTCTTAGCCATTTTAGTCGCAGCTTCTTGAGCTCAACTCCGTCTAGAGTTATATGACCTGAATCCGGATCATAAAACCTCTGTAACAGTGAAATCACCGTAGATTTTCCTGACCCACTTTCTCCAACCAAAGCAACAGTCTGGAAACAAcataagaaataaagaagTGTGCATATAATTAAAGCCCAAATCAGTTCAAAATCGTACCAAATATATTGAAATCTATAacaaaatagtataaaatcGGCAGAGttctaaaaatgtttttttggagCTTCTACGCAAACACACACGACTTCATGTAAAAATGTTGGAGATGGTTACCTGTCCGGCACGAATGCTCAAACAGAGGTCACGAAAGACTTGAACATCAGGTCTAGTTTGGTAAGTGAAGCTTATGTGGCAAAGCTCGATATCTCCTTTTACATTCTCCAACACCATTCCCGATTCGTCTCTCGAATCTATCTTCGATATCCTATCAATAATTCTGAAAATCGAAACAGCAGCACCCTTACCTTTACTCGAATCAGGAGCAAAAGAGCTCGCCTGAGAAATCCCAACTGCTGTTAACGTCAAGGCCAAGAAAACCTGCACAAAAATCATTAACTACAGTATGTTCTCCTCAAGATCCATTACAGAGatttccaagaaaataaacctGAAAAACATCGTTGAAGTTTGTCCTTCCGGCTTTAACCAGTCTAGCTCCCACGTAGAAACAACTAGCGTAGACAGAGTAAAGAACGAAAAAGGAGATACCAAACCCTACTCCGCTGATTAAACCTTGCTTAATCCCAGATTTAATCGTATCTTCACATCGTTTCTTATACATCTCCATCACTTTTTCCTCCGCACAGAAAGACGCAACCGTTCTTATACTCCCCACTGCATCGTTCGCCACCTGACTCGCCTCCTCGTACTTTGCCTgcaaacatcattttttataatattttaagttacTTCTGTAACGAGtaacaaaccctaaccctagaaaactcattttttttaaagtaggCATGTTCAGTTCTGATAAACTTTCGAGTTAGGGCAACATAAATTACCCATTTAGGTCAAGATAATACTTATGTTGGTAAGGATACGTTTTCGTACAGATACATTTGAGACAATAATTTTTAGTACTCAGTTCGTAGAGGACCAACCTTTGCGTCTGCACTGAAGCCTTTCATGAActtaatttgaatatatccATTGATTCCAATAAACGGAATAATTACTAAGATGATAATCGCCACTTCCCAGCTCGCCGTGAAAGCTATGATTAGTCCTGTCACCAAAGACGCAACGTTTTTAACCGATAGACAAAGCGAGTCTCCCACAAGAGTCCGGATCAAGGCTGCATCAGCAGAGAGCCTCGCTCCCATTGCACCGCTCGAGTTCCCAGGTTCATCGAACCACCCAACCTC includes:
- a CDS encoding Sec23/Sec24 protein transport family protein (Sec23/Sec24 protein transport family protein; FUNCTIONS IN: zinc ion binding; INVOLVED IN: intracellular protein transport, ER to Golgi vesicle-mediated transport; LOCATED IN: COPII vesicle coat; EXPRESSED IN: 24 plant structures; EXPRESSED DURING: 13 growth stages; CONTAINS InterPro DOMAIN/s: Sec23/Sec24, helical domain (InterPro:IPR006900), Sec23/Sec24 beta-sandwich (InterPro:IPR012990), Sec23/Sec24, trunk domain (InterPro:IPR006896), Zinc finger, Sec23/Sec24-type (InterPro:IPR006895), Gelsolin domain (InterPro:IPR007123); BEST Arabidopsis thaliana protein match is: Sec23/Sec24 protein transport family protein (TAIR:AT2G21630.1); Has 8290 Blast hits to 5679 proteins in 621 species: Archae - 16; Bacteria - 1021; Metazoa - 2159; Fungi - 1153; Plants - 2353; Viruses - 447; Other Eukaryotes - 1141 (source: NCBI BLink).), whose translation is MANLPKSSVNYPGTLTPLEPNRPSPQPDRTPVPHSPPVVASPIPPRFPQPSFRPDQMSSPSMKSPSLLSPANGIRTGSPIPRLSTPPGPPVFNTPVKPAAVPFRTSPATPQPMAYSSANSSLPVSTPSFYSNGSSVGSQRDLPDVVRMEEPIAADSPYVLFSANKVLKQKKLANVASLGFGAIVSAGREISPGPQIIQRDPHRCLNCGAYSNPYSSILIGSGQWQCVICENMNGSKGEYVASSKNELQNFPELSLPLVDYVQTGNKRPGFVPASDSRTSAPVVLVIDECLDEPHLQHLQSSLHAFVDSLPQTTRLGIILYGRTVSIYDFSEDSVASADVISGAKSPSAESMKALIYGTGVYLSPMHASLKVAHEIFSSLRPYTLNVPEASRDRCLGTAVEAALAIIQGPSAEMSRGVVRRAGGNSRIIVCAGGPITYGPGSVPHSMSHPNYPYMEKTAIKWMENLGREAHRHNTVVDILCAGTCPLRVPILQPLAKASGGVLVLHDDFGEAFGVDLQRAATRAAGSHGLLEVRCSDDILITQVIGPGEEAHSETHETFKSDAALSIQMLSVEETQSFSLSMENKRDIKSDHVFFQFAFHYSDVYQADVSRVITFKLPTVDSISAYLQSVEDEASAVLISKRTLLLAKNQKDAVDMRATVDERIKDIALKFGSQVPKSKLYSFPKELSSLPELLFHLRRGPLLGNIIGHEDERSVLRNLFLNASFDLSLRMVAPRCLMHQEGGTFEELPAYDLSMQSDKAVILDHGTDVFIWLGAELSADEVKSAAVLAACRTLAEELTEFRFPAPRILAFKEGSSQARYFVCRLIPAHKDPPYEQEARFPQIRTLTTEQRMKLKSSFIEFDEASFCEWMRSLKVVPPEPR